One window of the Flavobacteriaceae bacterium YJPT1-3 genome contains the following:
- a CDS encoding ABC transporter ATPase, translating into MIVPFDQLSGNARIWIYQSSQKFNEEEADMLSRKLTDFLQQWTAHGSALHAGFKIEHDRFIIIGLDATTQASGCSIDAQVRFMQQLEKELERDLLDKMNVAYIQNDRVHYKPLDAFKKMAKEGAVGKNTVVFNNLVNTKEEFENHWEVPAIESWHGRFFK; encoded by the coding sequence ATGATCGTACCCTTTGACCAATTAAGCGGAAATGCCCGTATTTGGATTTATCAAAGCAGTCAAAAGTTCAACGAAGAGGAAGCGGACATGCTTTCGCGAAAGCTAACCGATTTCCTACAGCAATGGACTGCCCACGGCAGTGCATTACATGCAGGATTTAAGATCGAACACGATCGATTTATCATCATTGGACTCGATGCCACCACTCAGGCTAGCGGATGCTCCATTGATGCTCAGGTGCGCTTTATGCAGCAATTGGAGAAGGAATTGGAACGTGATTTGCTAGACAAGATGAATGTTGCCTATATTCAGAATGACCGGGTACATTACAAACCGTTGGATGCTTTTAAGAAGATGGCCAAAGAGGGTGCGGTCGGCAAAAATACCGTGGTCTTTAATAATTTGGTCAATACCAAAGAAGAGTTTGAAAATCATTGGGAAGTGCCTGCAATAGAAAGCTGGCACGGTCGTTTTTTTAAATAA
- a CDS encoding (Fe-S)-binding protein, which yields MKEELKVPTMAQYMAEGKVPEVLFWVGCAGSFDDRAKKITKAFARLLNKAQVDFAVLGTEESCTGDPAKRAGNEFLFQMQAMTNIEVMNGYEIKKIVTACPHCFNTLKNEYPALGGNYEVIHHTQFLKSLLEEGRLSVEGGSFKGKRITYHDPCYLGRANKVYEAPRDLLRKLEVELVEMRRCKSKGLCCGAGGAQMFKEPEPGNKDVNIERTEEALETQPEIIAAGCPFCNTMMTDGVKNKEKEEEIEVLDVAEMIAQAADL from the coding sequence ATGAAAGAAGAATTAAAAGTGCCTACCATGGCACAATACATGGCTGAAGGAAAAGTCCCTGAAGTGCTCTTTTGGGTAGGCTGTGCCGGAAGTTTTGATGACCGTGCTAAGAAAATTACTAAAGCCTTCGCTCGCTTACTTAACAAAGCGCAAGTAGATTTTGCCGTTTTGGGGACGGAAGAAAGCTGTACCGGAGATCCGGCCAAACGGGCGGGAAATGAGTTCCTGTTTCAAATGCAGGCCATGACCAACATCGAGGTTATGAATGGCTATGAGATCAAGAAGATCGTGACCGCTTGTCCACACTGCTTCAACACCCTGAAAAATGAATATCCTGCATTGGGTGGGAACTACGAAGTGATCCATCATACCCAGTTTTTAAAGTCACTCCTGGAGGAAGGCCGACTCAGCGTAGAAGGTGGCTCATTCAAAGGCAAGCGAATTACTTATCATGACCCCTGCTATCTAGGTCGGGCCAATAAGGTCTATGAAGCCCCTAGAGATCTGCTTCGTAAATTGGAGGTAGAATTGGTTGAAATGCGCCGGTGTAAAAGTAAAGGTCTTTGCTGTGGTGCCGGAGGGGCACAAATGTTCAAAGAACCAGAACCCGGGAACAAAGATGTCAACATCGAACGGACCGAAGAAGCACTGGAGACTCAACCGGAAATCATTGCGGCCGGTTGTCCCTTTTGCAACACCATGATGACTGATGGAGTGAAAAATAAAGAAAAAGAAGAGGAGATCGAGGTGCTTGACGTGGCGGAAATGATCGCTCAGGCGGCCGATCTTTAA
- a CDS encoding phosphoheptose isomerase, with amino-acid sequence MEKKEVDQLLSKKLEEGEHVSPVLPKGVKNYLIDIDGTITDDIPNEEPERMATCEPFPDALSTLNKWYDEGHIICFFTSRVEEHREVTEEWLARHGFKYHSLLMGKPRGGNYHWIDNHLVKATRYKGKFTDLVNKEVTIQVFKE; translated from the coding sequence ATGGAAAAGAAGGAAGTTGATCAATTACTGAGTAAGAAACTGGAGGAGGGAGAACACGTCAGTCCGGTACTGCCCAAGGGTGTTAAGAATTACCTGATCGATATTGACGGTACCATCACCGATGATATCCCCAATGAGGAACCGGAGCGCATGGCCACCTGTGAGCCCTTCCCGGATGCCTTATCCACCTTGAATAAATGGTATGACGAAGGCCATATCATTTGTTTTTTCACCTCTCGCGTAGAAGAACATCGGGAAGTAACGGAAGAGTGGTTGGCCAGGCACGGGTTCAAATACCATAGTTTGTTGATGGGGAAACCCCGGGGTGGTAATTATCACTGGATCGATAATCACCTGGTGAAAGCGACCCGATACAAAGGAAAGTTCACTGATCTTGTCAATAAGGAGGTAACCATTCAGGTATTTAAAGAATAG
- a CDS encoding (Fe-S)-binding protein, with translation MQYLPNILFLLALLAGIGFFTFNIRKLVRNIRLGRAVDRSDRKGERWKNMAYIALGQTKMVKRPVAGLLHVIVYVGFIIINIEVLEIIIDGLFGTHRIFAGLGPVYDVLIASFEILALLVFVAVVIFWLRRNAIRIARFIKHPEMKGWPKLDANLILYFEMVLMGLFLLMNAADYELQLRGAEHYAQEAGIAGSFPVSQYLLPLFENVETASLIVVERSAWWLHILGILVFLNYLYYSKHLHILLAFPNTYYENLDLQGKFNNLQSVTDEVKLMLDPNADPFAAPTEGETDEMPEKFGASDATDLNWVQLLNAYTCTECGRCTSECPANQTGKKLSPRKIMMDTRDRMEEIGKNIDANKGTFVPDEKQLLGDYITKEELWACTTCNACVEACPVGINPLSIIIDMRRYLVMEDSAAPSDLNNAMTNIENNGAPWPFNQMDRANWVNEA, from the coding sequence CTCGTTCGTAATATTCGCTTAGGTCGAGCAGTAGATCGCTCTGATCGCAAAGGAGAACGTTGGAAGAATATGGCGTATATCGCCCTGGGTCAAACCAAGATGGTAAAACGGCCTGTTGCCGGGTTGTTGCACGTCATCGTGTATGTAGGATTCATCATCATCAATATTGAAGTCCTGGAGATCATCATTGATGGTTTGTTTGGAACGCATCGCATTTTTGCCGGTCTGGGGCCTGTCTACGATGTATTGATCGCCAGTTTCGAGATTCTGGCCCTGCTTGTATTTGTTGCTGTGGTCATCTTCTGGTTGCGGCGAAACGCGATCCGAATTGCGCGTTTTATCAAGCATCCGGAAATGAAAGGCTGGCCCAAACTAGACGCTAATCTCATCTTGTATTTTGAGATGGTACTGATGGGCTTGTTCTTGTTGATGAATGCTGCCGACTATGAACTGCAGCTTCGTGGGGCAGAACATTATGCTCAAGAGGCAGGAATTGCTGGATCTTTTCCGGTAAGCCAATACCTATTGCCACTTTTTGAAAATGTGGAGACGGCTTCCCTCATTGTGGTGGAACGTTCGGCCTGGTGGCTTCATATCCTGGGTATCCTGGTCTTTTTGAACTACCTCTATTACTCTAAACATTTACACATCTTACTGGCTTTTCCCAACACCTATTACGAGAACCTCGATCTTCAGGGAAAGTTCAACAATCTACAATCGGTTACTGATGAGGTCAAACTCATGCTAGACCCCAATGCCGATCCTTTCGCAGCGCCAACGGAAGGAGAAACAGACGAAATGCCGGAGAAGTTTGGTGCCAGTGATGCCACCGATTTGAATTGGGTACAATTGCTCAATGCCTACACCTGTACGGAATGCGGTCGCTGTACCTCAGAATGCCCGGCCAATCAAACCGGAAAAAAATTATCGCCCCGAAAGATCATGATGGATACCCGTGATCGTATGGAGGAGATTGGAAAGAATATCGATGCCAACAAAGGGACATTCGTTCCTGATGAAAAACAGCTCTTGGGAGATTACATTACCAAAGAAGAGCTCTGGGCCTGTACCACCTGTAATGCCTGTGTGGAAGCATGTCCTGTGGGGATAAACCCCCTGTCGATCATCATTGATATGCGCAGGTATTTAGTGATGGAAGATAGTGCTGCTCCTTCTGACCTGAATAATGCCATGACAAATATTGAAAATAACGGTGCCCCCTGGCCGTTCAACCAGATGGACCGAGCAAATTGGGTCAATGAAGCATAA